In Rhodothermales bacterium, the genomic stretch CCGGCAGCTGCGGATCGTTACGAAATTCGACGAATGGGGAGACAATGGCAGAGGTTCGGTTCGAGACGAGATACGGCTGACGCAGCGAGAGCGAAAACCGAAAGAGCCGCGCCGGCAGTTTGCCTACGGAGTTGACCGACGTAAAGCCGCCGGTGGTCCCCAGCAGCCCGGTCTCGGCCGACACACGGGCCGTGAGGTTGCGCGCCCCGCCGACAAAATTGCGGTTCAGCCACTCCCCGTTGAAGCCGATGCCGAGTTCGCGCGAATACCCGGTCTCGGCCGTCACGTAGCGTGGTTTAGCCTCCCGCACCCGGATGCGGACGTCGACGGTGCTGTCTGCCGGCTGCTCGGGAAGGTCGGCCAGGGCGACCCGAAACAGGTTCAGCCCGAAGAGCTGCCGCTGCCCGTCGCGCAGTTTCCGATTGTCGTACCGATCCCCGACGGAAAACGGCAGTTCACGGCGGACAACCTGCTGGCCGACCGATGTCGCCCCCTCGACCTCGATGGCGGCGATGGTGCCGACCGGACCCGGCGTGATCGTGTACGTGAGGTCCGCCGCGAGATACAAGGTGTCAGTCGCCACGTCGGCATCGACCCGGGCGAAAGCAAAACCCCTCCCCTGCAACCATTCGAGGAGGCGGTCCTGGATGTCGAGCCGTTCCACCTCGGTGTAACGATCGCCGGCGCGCAACGAGAGTTGGTCCCGGAAGCGAAACCATTCCTCGCGGAGCCGTTCGTCGAATTCGGTGTAGATATGGTCCCCCTCCGGGTTCTGAAACCCCACATCCTGGATGATGACGGGCTGCCCCTCTTGAATTCCGAGGATGATGTGGATCCGGTTCGAGGTGGTGTCCAGCTGGGATGCCGCGTAACTAATACGTGCGGCCGGGTATCCGTTCTGGGCGTAGAATCGGCGGAGGCGGACGACATCTTTCTGGAGCTCGATGGGGTCGAATGGGTACTCAACCGGTTCTCGAAATGGATTGAGGCGCCTGAAGCGATCCCAGAAACCCGGCCCCCGCGTGGCGATGTTAGGGAGAAGGTCCTCTTTGTCGAAGGTGGACGACCGACCCTGAAATACGAACGAGATGCGCCGAACCTGGGTATCCGCGTCGATCAGGTTCAGCGGCTGCCCGCCGGCCACGCGCGCCGGCCCGCCCAGCAGCGCTGCGGCGACGATCAGCCAACACCAGAGAGGGATCAGGTGGCGCATGGAGCAACGGGGCGAAGCGGACCAACGGTGGGGGCGCTCAGGCGGCGCTGGACGACTGGATATGCAGCCGACCCCATCCATGTTTCTCGTGAAGCTGCACCGTGATGGCGCCGACGATCAGCACGACCCCGCTGTAGTAGGCCCAGACGACGATCGCCAGCACCAACCCGAACGCATCCCCCAGCGCCGCGACGCCGCTTTCGCCGGCGTCCCCGCTGTACCGCTCGAACGTGTCCACGCGGGTAGCGTAAAACGTGAAGAGGAATTTAGCCAGCTCCCACAACGTCGCCGCCACCACCGTGCCCACCAGCGCACTCCGCACCGGCGGATGCGGCCGGGGGATGAAGAAGTAGAGCTGAAAAAACATCGACATGGTGAGCAGATAGGGGATCACTAGCCCCAGGAAATTGATCGTCCGCCGCCACCCGGATTCCACCCATACTTGATCGAGCCCTATATAATGAAGGAGGTCGAGGCCCGATCGGTTCACGGCGTGGATGCCGGCGGTCAGGGCGACGGTCAGTAGAAACGCTAATCCTACTTGCAGCATGATCTGTACAACAAACAGCTGCCGGCGCAACATCGGCCGGCGCTCGCGCATGTCCCCCATGATGAAGGTGCTAACGATCGTTTCGAGCGAATTCAGAATCAGCCACAGCGACACGAGCAGCCCGAGCGCCCCAACCCATGTGAAGGTGCCGCTGGAATCCTGGAGTCGTTCGATGAACGATGTCACCTCGCCCAGGTACCCGGGGATCAGCCCGCCCACGAAGTCCAGCGCGGTGTCCGCCACGCGTTCGTTCTGGAGCATGCCCCCCAGAATACCGGTTGAAAATATGGCCAGGGGGATGATGGTGATGAGCACCTTGAAGCCGATCGCCTGGGCGAGTAGTAACCCGTTACGATCTTCCAGAATCTGGAACAGGGCTTTGATATAGCGCCATAAGAGTTTCAGATGAGCCACGATGATACCTGATGCGTGAGGGGATCCGCACCTCAGGCGCTTGCCTTACGCTCTTCAATAAGAGGCGCTTCGCCGTTGAGCACGGTCGACGCCGTAATGCGACAGGCGCCGGCGTGCATGCGTGAGTGCATGTCGAACATGATATCCAGCATGATCGACTCCATAACCGACCGTAAGCCCCGCGCGCCGGTTCCCAATTCGCGCGCTCGTTTCACAATTGCCGAGATGGCCCCATCATCGAAGGAGAGATCCACCCCATCCATGGCGAGCAACTTCTGATACTGCTTGACCAGTGCGTTTTTAGGCTCGGTGAGGATCATCGTCATCGCCTCGTCCGATAATTTATCGAGTGGGGCGATTACAGGGACGCGGCCGATAAGCTCCGGGATGAGGCCGAAGCGTAGCAAGTCGTTCGGCTCTACATGCTGGAACAGATGGGGATCGTCGCGTTCGACTTTGTGCTGCGAGCCGGTCAGGAAGCCGATGGTGTTACTGGAAATGCGGCGCGCGATGATCGAATCGAGCCCCTCGAACGCCCCGCCACAGATAAACAGGATATTCCGAGTGTCGATGTTGATCAGGCTCTGCTCGGGGTGTTTGCGCCCCCCTTTGGGAGGCACGCCGGCCACGGTGCCCTCCAGGATCTTCAGCAACGCCTGCTGTACCCCCTCGCCGGAGACGTCCCGGGTGATTGAGGCGTTGTCGCTCTTCCGGGCGATCTTGTCGATCTCGTCGATGTAGATGATGCCCCGCTCGGCGCGCTCGACGTTGAAATCCGCCGCATGCAGCAAATGCGCCAGGATGCTCTCGACATCCTCCCCCACATAGCCGGCCTCGGTCAGCGCCGTGGCATCCGAAATCGAGAAGGGCACGTCGAGGATACGAGCCAGCGTTCGGGCCAGCAACGTCTTGCCGGTACCCGTGGGGCCGATCATCAGAATATTCGACTTCTCAATCTCCACGTCGGCGAACTCGGGCAGAAACTCTTCGGCCTCGATCCGCTTGTAGTGGTTGTAGACGGCGACGCAGAGGGACTTCTTGGCGCGCTCCTGGCCGATGACGTACTCATCGAGGGCGCGCTTCAGATCCATCGGGTTGAGGCGCACGTGCCGCGGCCCCTGCCGCCGGCCCGTCGGGTTCGGCTCGTTCCGGTAGGTTGCCATGTCGTTCCGCACAATGCCGGCCGCATCGTGGATGCACCGGTCGCAGATGTAGACATCGGGACCGGCCACCATCGACGCCACTTCGTTGGCCGATCGGTTACAGAAGGAACATTTGATGGCGTTCTGGCCTCTCCGGGAGCTCATAGGCGAAGTCGAAAGGATGCGGCGGCGATGTGCGTGCTACGGCTCCCCAAGATAGCGTGAACACCTACAAAAAACACCGCCGCCACGTACATTTCACCCGCCCCCACGGATCTCTTTCGCCATGCCGATTCCTTCCCTGTTTCTCGATCGGCTCCAGCGCATCGTGCCCGCTGCACGATACGACGCCGTGTTACACGGTATGACGGCGCCGCGCGAGACGTCCTTCCGCGTCAACGCGCTACGTGCCGAGAACTCGGCTGTACGTGCCGTGATCGAGGAGGCCGGGATCCCCTTCCATCCCGTACCCTGGATGGCCGATGCCTTCCGGGTGGAACCCGCCTGGCGGGAGGCCCTGCTCGCCCTGCCGGCGTATGCCGATCGGTGGTTTTACGTCCAGAACCTCTCCAGCATGCTCCCACCCCTCGCTCTGGCTCCCCAACCCGGCGAACGCGTGCTCGACCTCGCCGCCGCGCCGGGCAGTAAAACCCTGCAGCTGGCCGCTATGATGAGGGGGGATGGCGAACTCGCGGCCGTCGAACCGGTCAAACCCCGGTTTATGCGACTCAAGCGTAACCTCAGCGAGAACGGCGCGCCGTGGGTCCGCACGTACCTGCAAGACGGCACCCGCGTCTGGAAACACCGCCCTGAATATTTCGACCGCGTGTTACTCGACGCCCCGTGCTCCAGCGAAGGCCGCTTCCATGAAAACGACCCGGAGTCGTACGCCTACTGGAGCGAACGGAAAATCGACGAGATGGAGCGCAAACAACGCCAGCTCCTCTTCTCCGCCATCCAGTGCCTCCGCCCCGGCGGCCTCCTCGTCTACTCCACGTGCTCGCTGGCCCCGGAAGAAAACGAGGCCGTGATCGACCGGATGCTCCGCCGCTTCGAGGACGCCCTCACCGTCGAGCCCATCTCTCCGCTGATCGATGAAATGACAGATCCCCTCGCCGGCTGGAACAAACGCACCTTCAACCCCGCCATCGCCGACGCTCGCCGCGTCCTCCCTACCGTGCAAACGGAAGGGTTCTTCCTGTGCGCCCTCCGGAAGACGCGGAGTACGGTTTGAGGTTGGCAGGTTGCAGGTTGGCAGGTTGGATGGTCCAAGGAACTTGAAACTTGTAACCTGCCAACCTGCCAACCATTCCATTCACGCCGCCTGGCTTCCGGCGCGGGCGGCGGGCTGCTCGCTGGTCCAGCTGAACCGGCGCGTGTAGCCGGCCTGCGCACGAGGCGCGGCGTACGTGCTCGGCGCGTTCATCCACGCCGGCATGGCCATGTCCACCAACGAAAGCGACGGACGGGCGTCGGCGATCAGCTGGGACCGCAGCTCCTCGGGCAGGCGCTGCACGAGTTGAAACCACAGGCCGCTCTTGCGCCACGTGTCGAAGTAGTAATAGACCGTCTGCCATGGCGCAAACGAGGCCGGCAGCATCCGCCAGTTTTCTTCGGACTGGAGGACGTAAAGAATGCCGTCCACGATGCCGCGGAGGTCGTGCTTGCGCTTGCGCCGGCAGTCGAACAGATCCTTGACGAGGTCCCACTGGGTGTCGCTCAGGCCGAGGCGCGGCCGGGAGTAAAGCGTGAAGTCCATCATGTCGGTTGCGTCGTTTGAGGGTTGCGATTCAGATTGGCAGATCTGCATACCGTGTCGTGAGCTTATACATATAGTAACATATGTGCATGATATGTACAAGTTCCAGGCGACAAAAAATTCTCAGCCCCCCTTCTCCTTCCGATTGCAGGCCGCCCCGTCCCCACTCTTCACTGTTAACTTTTCACTTTTCCCTTCCCACTTCTCCTTCCCCATATTTCTGTTTCAGAAACCGCTCGCGGTAGAGATGGAACGCCGCGTCGCACACGGTATGGGTGTAAAATGAATTAAACCCGCCGGCGAGCAGGGCCCCGGCCACGGGCATGAATTGCAGCAACTTGCTCCGGGTGAGGCGTAGCGCCAGTGAGCGGGCGACGGAGGACAGAGCGCCCCCCACCACCATCGAGTTGATCGATCGGGTGGTTTTGGACCGGGCTACGTGGGTGTTCGCCTCACTGAGGCGAGCTTCGGCCCGATGGCGTTCGGCGGCCGGCAACGCCGCGGCGTCCAGGATGCTGAGGGCGTACAGCCGCTCCTCGGGAAGGGTGATATCAAACCCGCAATAGGTGGCGTATTCGCCGGCCGCCCGCAGGTTGAGCGCGACAAGCGCCACGATATCGGGCAGAATGCCCGAGGCGCCGGCAAATCCTGTCGCCGTGCCCTCCACGGCCGCAAGGCTCACATATTTGCCCGACAACCCCTCCAGCGCGCGATCCAGCACCTCCAGATCGAGCCAGGCGATATCGTCCGGACCCACCACCTCCTGAAATCCCACCCGATGAAACTCTCGGTAGATGCCCTCCCGCCAGACCAGATCCTGCGTGATCTCGTTGATCAGGCGAAGTAGCCCCGTAACGACATTGTCGATCGTCCAATCCACCCCCGGAATCCGCCTCAGCTGATCGCCGGCGTCGTCCATCGTCTGCTGCACCCGAGCCGCCGCCCGCTCCCACCACGCCTGGTCGGGGCGTTTCCAGGCCTCGATGCGGCGAAGCGCCTCGGATTCGTAGATGCTGGGTAGGATGGGGTCCTGGGTTGCCATTTAATCAAATATGGGCCAGTAGACGCCAAGGCGGAAGCGTTGTTGCGGCAGCGGATAGTCGGGCACGAGCATGTTGCCAGGGATGACGCCGGAACCGCTCAGCACATTGTCGAACGCCACAAAAATCGTCGCCGTGCGGACGCCGGCCTC encodes the following:
- a CDS encoding BamA/TamA family outer membrane protein, which produces MRHLIPLWCWLIVAAALLGGPARVAGGQPLNLIDADTQVRRISFVFQGRSSTFDKEDLLPNIATRGPGFWDRFRRLNPFREPVEYPFDPIELQKDVVRLRRFYAQNGYPAARISYAASQLDTTSNRIHIILGIQEGQPVIIQDVGFQNPEGDHIYTEFDERLREEWFRFRDQLSLRAGDRYTEVERLDIQDRLLEWLQGRGFAFARVDADVATDTLYLAADLTYTITPGPVGTIAAIEVEGATSVGQQVVRRELPFSVGDRYDNRKLRDGQRQLFGLNLFRVALADLPEQPADSTVDVRIRVREAKPRYVTAETGYSRELGIGFNGEWLNRNFVGGARNLTARVSAETGLLGTTGGFTSVNSVGKLPARLFRFSLSLRQPYLVSNRTSAIVSPFVEFRNDPQLPASNRFLDINRGEYGVSSTFIYEILPYRPVTVQHTLSRILQQFSSARASTLSARDLYNQSTLGINATIGWADNYIAPSSGFLARPFIETAGRLFGSGVQYNKAGIELVGYMPATPRLNISGRLFMGSLWPFANSRRGLAGRFCVTDELAAGETRDVARCQTYETRFDPIFFYAGGSSDVRGWDFQLLGDKVARADTLKEDGEVVLDENGVPVFSGFYFERLGGTGKLAGNLEVRTPLGSRRSNWLGAVFLDAGQVANGRFAGRNFKYAAGAGIRYRSLVGFIRLDIAYKLNPSQADLVRPAGAFLFDNGLSTEPPRERFMRRFGLHISIGQAF
- a CDS encoding YihY/virulence factor BrkB family protein, with product MAHLKLLWRYIKALFQILEDRNGLLLAQAIGFKVLITIIPLAIFSTGILGGMLQNERVADTALDFVGGLIPGYLGEVTSFIERLQDSSGTFTWVGALGLLVSLWLILNSLETIVSTFIMGDMRERRPMLRRQLFVVQIMLQVGLAFLLTVALTAGIHAVNRSGLDLLHYIGLDQVWVESGWRRTINFLGLVIPYLLTMSMFFQLYFFIPRPHPPVRSALVGTVVAATLWELAKFLFTFYATRVDTFERYSGDAGESGVAALGDAFGLVLAIVVWAYYSGVVLIVGAITVQLHEKHGWGRLHIQSSSAA
- the clpX gene encoding ATP-dependent Clp protease ATP-binding subunit ClpX; translated protein: MSSRRGQNAIKCSFCNRSANEVASMVAGPDVYICDRCIHDAAGIVRNDMATYRNEPNPTGRRQGPRHVRLNPMDLKRALDEYVIGQERAKKSLCVAVYNHYKRIEAEEFLPEFADVEIEKSNILMIGPTGTGKTLLARTLARILDVPFSISDATALTEAGYVGEDVESILAHLLHAADFNVERAERGIIYIDEIDKIARKSDNASITRDVSGEGVQQALLKILEGTVAGVPPKGGRKHPEQSLINIDTRNILFICGGAFEGLDSIIARRISSNTIGFLTGSQHKVERDDPHLFQHVEPNDLLRFGLIPELIGRVPVIAPLDKLSDEAMTMILTEPKNALVKQYQKLLAMDGVDLSFDDGAISAIVKRARELGTGARGLRSVMESIMLDIMFDMHSRMHAGACRITASTVLNGEAPLIEERKASA
- a CDS encoding RsmB/NOP family class I SAM-dependent RNA methyltransferase; translated protein: MPIPSLFLDRLQRIVPAARYDAVLHGMTAPRETSFRVNALRAENSAVRAVIEEAGIPFHPVPWMADAFRVEPAWREALLALPAYADRWFYVQNLSSMLPPLALAPQPGERVLDLAAAPGSKTLQLAAMMRGDGELAAVEPVKPRFMRLKRNLSENGAPWVRTYLQDGTRVWKHRPEYFDRVLLDAPCSSEGRFHENDPESYAYWSERKIDEMERKQRQLLFSAIQCLRPGGLLVYSTCSLAPEENEAVIDRMLRRFEDALTVEPISPLIDEMTDPLAGWNKRTFNPAIADARRVLPTVQTEGFFLCALRKTRSTV
- a CDS encoding transposase; this translates as MMDFTLYSRPRLGLSDTQWDLVKDLFDCRRKRKHDLRGIVDGILYVLQSEENWRMLPASFAPWQTVYYYFDTWRKSGLWFQLVQRLPEELRSQLIADARPSLSLVDMAMPAWMNAPSTYAAPRAQAGYTRRFSWTSEQPAARAGSQAA
- a CDS encoding EcsC family protein, whose protein sequence is MATQDPILPSIYESEALRRIEAWKRPDQAWWERAAARVQQTMDDAGDQLRRIPGVDWTIDNVVTGLLRLINEITQDLVWREGIYREFHRVGFQEVVGPDDIAWLDLEVLDRALEGLSGKYVSLAAVEGTATGFAGASGILPDIVALVALNLRAAGEYATYCGFDITLPEERLYALSILDAAALPAAERHRAEARLSEANTHVARSKTTRSINSMVVGGALSSVARSLALRLTRSKLLQFMPVAGALLAGGFNSFYTHTVCDAAFHLYRERFLKQKYGEGEVGREK